One window of the Deltaproteobacteria bacterium genome contains the following:
- a CDS encoding CoA-binding protein encodes MSEKLDHALDTLFYPRHIAFVGASPKKGKRWSSGNAFMSGAFNQGFQGDIYPVHPKAKNILGYQVYAGIRDIPGAIDLAIFTIPTRAALQVMEDCVAKGVKFVHLLTAGFSETGHSEQSEIEDRIVAIAQEGGVRIIGPNCMGIYCPEGGIAWNDQFPTKSGNVGFFSQSGQLASHFILQGPKRDIYFNKVVSFGNARGVSAYEFLEYFAQDSRIDIIGAYLEGLRDGRSFFESAKRITPKKPVVVWKGGQTEGGSRATFSHTAAIAGSQKIWEAMCRQAGIISVHSMQEALSTFAALRMTSLPKGLNVAILGGAGGGSVTMTDMAEKEGLKVPRLSEKSIQSLNTFIPLQGNSVKNPLDASFEKEDHFSRLARILRDDPNIDALIYNLYFPWFFKELGRSGLIKYLQKVIKGKEEMQKPLLVALEPEGDIALDVFSQEVAEWFHEKHIPTCSSFEIAARVLHNLYTYQNHLAKVNEGANRSQPD; translated from the coding sequence ATGTCTGAGAAATTGGATCATGCCTTGGATACACTGTTCTACCCGCGCCATATCGCCTTTGTCGGGGCCTCACCCAAAAAAGGAAAACGCTGGAGTTCCGGAAACGCCTTTATGTCCGGAGCCTTTAATCAGGGTTTTCAGGGAGACATCTACCCGGTTCACCCTAAGGCCAAGAATATTCTGGGCTATCAAGTCTATGCCGGGATCCGCGACATTCCGGGTGCAATAGACCTCGCCATCTTCACTATTCCAACGCGTGCGGCCCTTCAGGTCATGGAAGATTGTGTGGCCAAGGGAGTAAAATTCGTCCACCTGCTGACGGCCGGCTTTTCCGAGACCGGTCATTCAGAACAAAGCGAGATTGAGGATCGGATTGTTGCAATCGCTCAAGAAGGCGGGGTCAGGATCATCGGTCCGAATTGTATGGGGATCTATTGCCCCGAGGGAGGAATTGCCTGGAATGATCAATTTCCGACCAAATCCGGGAACGTTGGTTTTTTTTCGCAAAGCGGACAACTGGCCAGCCATTTCATCCTTCAAGGCCCCAAAAGAGATATTTATTTTAACAAGGTGGTCAGTTTCGGAAATGCCAGAGGGGTAAGCGCCTATGAGTTCCTTGAATATTTTGCCCAGGATTCCAGGATCGATATTATCGGGGCCTACCTGGAAGGGCTCAGGGACGGCCGGTCCTTTTTCGAGTCTGCCAAACGGATCACCCCGAAAAAGCCGGTCGTCGTCTGGAAGGGGGGGCAGACCGAGGGCGGTTCCAGGGCAACCTTTTCCCATACCGCCGCCATTGCCGGTTCCCAAAAAATCTGGGAGGCCATGTGCCGGCAAGCCGGTATCATTTCCGTTCATTCAATGCAGGAAGCCCTGAGTACCTTTGCGGCTCTGAGAATGACTTCTTTGCCCAAGGGCCTGAATGTGGCCATATTGGGCGGGGCCGGCGGAGGTTCGGTAACCATGACCGATATGGCCGAAAAGGAAGGCCTTAAAGTCCCGCGATTATCCGAAAAAAGCATTCAATCGCTGAATACATTTATTCCGCTTCAGGGAAACAGCGTCAAAAATCCGCTGGACGCCTCTTTTGAAAAAGAAGATCATTTTTCCCGTCTGGCCCGGATATTACGGGATGATCCCAATATTGACGCCTTAATCTATAACCTTTATTTCCCCTGGTTCTTTAAAGAGCTGGGGAGATCGGGGCTGATTAAATATCTTCAGAAGGTAATCAAAGGAAAAGAAGAGATGCAGAAACCCCTGCTGGTGGCCCTGGAACCGGAGGGAGACATCGCCTTAGATGTCTTTAGCCAGGAAGTGGCGGAATGGTTTCATGAAAAACATATCCCCACCTGTTCTTCTTTCGAGATAGCGGCCCGGGTGCTTCATAACCTTTATACCTACCAGAACCATCTGGCCAAAGTAAATGAAGGGGCCAATCGCTCACAACCCGATTAG
- a CDS encoding TIGR03960 family B12-binding radical SAM protein — MKTNPLENHLPLIRRPSRYLGQELFSVVKDPETVGLRFALAFPDLYEVGMSYLGMKILYHILNQRPEVWAERVFAPAPDMAGLMKERAILLPSLESGLALKEFNIIGFSLPYELGYTNVLNMLSLGGIPLWAGERKDEDPLVIAGGPCLFNPEPMSGFFDALVIGDGEVVIEEILDSWLTWKKSGGNRQALLASLAELSGVFVPSFHAKTGNPPIIEKRIIPDLNLVGYPEISPLPYQQIIHDRLSVEIARGCTRGCRFCQAGILYRPVRERSPEQVYQLFEKGLTRTGYAEATLLSLSSGDYTCLNELLSALMERWEMEKVAVSLPSLRVDTLGPEVIEQILRVRKTGFTIAPEAGTQRLRDVINKNITEDEILQTVQRVFSLGWRVLKLYFMIGLPSETREDLEGLVDLVRKIKKAVRKKGLRFEIHVALSTFIPKPHTPFQWASQLSMEECLERLTFLRSALMDRHIQVKWNDTRQSFLEGIMSRGDQRLGRVIYRAFQKGSVLDGWGEHFSWDNWRQAFEEEGIDPQTYLKSRDQQETLPWDFIHTGVDKAYLWNEYQRGLSGLATADCRQGECNQCGVCPALKVKPLLFKAFDVPSGRPLSFYPKESVRKFRLLITKQGPSRFLGHLEWKEAIIRSLRRTRIPLTFSEGFHPMPRLSFGPALPVGLSSQGEYVDFQSYGWQTTEAIKNQLPGELFPGTQILEVSEVLLNSHLPQGQTHQYRVELNPSLLGEERVQEFLSSTSWPVEKSGKKPGIIDLRPLIQEVSLRPGSGGTMTARWLLNPGPEGEIRPDIILRSIFNLPDTVIQGLNVVKS; from the coding sequence ATGAAAACGAATCCTTTAGAGAACCATCTACCCCTGATCCGCCGGCCCAGCCGTTATTTGGGCCAGGAACTTTTTTCGGTTGTTAAAGATCCTGAAACCGTCGGCCTTCGTTTTGCCCTGGCCTTCCCCGATCTCTATGAGGTCGGCATGTCCTATTTGGGTATGAAAATACTGTATCATATCCTGAACCAACGTCCCGAAGTCTGGGCCGAGCGGGTCTTTGCCCCGGCTCCGGATATGGCTGGGTTGATGAAAGAACGGGCTATCCTGTTGCCTTCTCTGGAATCGGGCCTGGCCCTTAAGGAATTCAATATAATCGGCTTCAGTCTGCCGTATGAATTGGGCTATACCAATGTTTTGAATATGCTTTCCCTGGGCGGGATTCCCCTCTGGGCCGGAGAACGGAAGGATGAAGACCCTCTGGTGATTGCCGGCGGACCTTGCCTGTTTAATCCCGAACCCATGTCCGGGTTTTTTGACGCCCTGGTGATCGGAGACGGCGAGGTCGTTATTGAAGAAATTTTGGATAGCTGGTTGACCTGGAAGAAAAGCGGGGGGAACCGACAGGCCTTGCTGGCCTCCCTGGCCGAATTGTCCGGGGTCTTTGTCCCGTCCTTCCATGCAAAAACCGGGAACCCTCCGATCATTGAAAAACGGATCATCCCGGATTTAAACCTGGTGGGGTATCCCGAGATTTCTCCCTTGCCTTATCAACAGATCATCCATGATCGTTTAAGTGTCGAGATCGCCCGGGGGTGTACCCGGGGGTGCCGTTTTTGCCAGGCCGGTATCCTTTATCGACCGGTCCGGGAGCGCTCCCCGGAACAGGTCTATCAATTATTTGAAAAGGGTTTAACCCGGACCGGATACGCCGAAGCCACGCTGCTTTCCCTGAGCAGCGGCGATTATACCTGTTTAAATGAACTCCTGTCGGCCTTGATGGAACGATGGGAAATGGAAAAGGTGGCGGTTTCTCTGCCCTCCCTCAGGGTCGATACTCTGGGTCCTGAAGTTATTGAACAGATCCTGCGGGTCCGCAAAACCGGTTTTACCATTGCTCCGGAAGCCGGGACCCAGCGTCTGCGGGATGTGATCAATAAAAATATCACCGAGGATGAAATTCTTCAGACCGTTCAAAGGGTTTTTTCTCTGGGCTGGCGGGTCTTGAAACTGTACTTTATGATCGGCCTGCCTTCTGAAACCCGGGAAGATCTGGAAGGGCTGGTCGATTTGGTCCGGAAGATCAAAAAGGCGGTCCGGAAAAAAGGGCTTAGGTTCGAAATACATGTAGCCCTTTCCACGTTTATTCCCAAACCCCACACCCCCTTCCAATGGGCCTCTCAACTGTCTATGGAAGAATGTCTGGAACGACTGACCTTTCTCCGTTCGGCCCTGATGGACCGGCATATCCAGGTCAAATGGAATGATACCCGGCAGAGTTTCCTGGAAGGGATTATGTCCCGGGGAGATCAAAGGCTTGGGCGGGTTATTTACCGTGCCTTCCAAAAGGGAAGTGTGTTGGACGGCTGGGGCGAGCACTTTTCCTGGGACAACTGGCGGCAGGCCTTTGAGGAGGAAGGGATCGATCCGCAAACCTATCTTAAGTCCCGGGACCAACAAGAGACGCTGCCCTGGGATTTTATCCATACCGGTGTGGATAAGGCCTATCTTTGGAACGAATATCAAAGGGGGTTGTCGGGCTTAGCCACTGCCGACTGCCGTCAGGGGGAGTGTAACCAGTGCGGGGTCTGTCCTGCTTTAAAGGTTAAACCCCTTCTCTTTAAAGCGTTTGATGTCCCTTCGGGTCGCCCCTTAAGCTTTTACCCAAAGGAATCCGTGAGAAAGTTTCGACTCCTGATCACCAAGCAAGGGCCGTCCCGATTCTTAGGCCATTTGGAATGGAAAGAGGCCATTATTCGATCTTTACGCCGGACCAGGATTCCCCTGACTTTCTCGGAAGGCTTTCACCCGATGCCGCGACTCTCTTTTGGGCCGGCCCTGCCGGTCGGGTTGAGCAGTCAAGGCGAATATGTCGATTTCCAATCCTATGGCTGGCAAACCACTGAAGCCATTAAAAATCAGTTGCCGGGGGAATTATTTCCAGGGACCCAAATCCTGGAGGTCTCCGAAGTCCTTCTCAACAGCCATTTGCCGCAGGGACAGACCCATCAATATCGGGTGGAATTGAATCCCTCCCTGTTGGGCGAAGAAAGGGTGCAGGAATTTTTATCTTCCACCTCCTGGCCGGTGGAGAAATCCGGTAAAAAACCGGGAATCATCGATCTCAGGCCCTTGATCCAGGAGGTGTCTCTCCGGCCGGGGTCTGGGGGGACTATGACCGCCAGGTGGCTCCTGAACCCCGGTCCTGAAGGGGAAATCCGGCCGGATATCATTCTGCGATCCATCTTTAATTTGCCGGATACGGTCATTCAGGGTTTGAATGTGGTGAAGTCGTAA
- a CDS encoding CoA-binding protein codes for MAANRSDLKGFFYPESIAIFGVSTGAYRFGGQSFLGKLIECRYPGRIYPVHPKAEEIQGLRAYPDLLSLPEVPDLALVCVAAQAVPSILEACGQIGLRHIHILTSGFRETGTREGRDLEDRIRSISKEKGVMVIGPNCMGPYCPGSRLAMWGAIPGMSGPLGVISQSGGMTQRFTEYTCSLGLGVDKAVSFGNGTVLDSLDFLEFMAGEEGIGQIAMYLESIRDGRKFFKLAGEVNRTKPIILWKGGESEAGARTAASHTGALAGAERIWEAFFRQTGVTRVRSMDEWVDVSLAFAFLPAPKGKGVFLIGGGGGNSVTQSDACLREGLEVPRLSEVTMEYLGRTVPAAGSIGGNPLDMFRTFQDADYLGEVLDLAYQDPAVSMVIVDRIIPRKAFHLPNLPDSTPRVIEFLESRPDRKPTVFIVDGEGGDLDLTAAGVALRSRFCKAGIPAYPTLQRAARALWHLQRYYAYRQMV; via the coding sequence ATGGCGGCTAACCGGTCTGATCTCAAGGGTTTTTTTTATCCTGAAAGCATTGCCATTTTCGGCGTTTCAACAGGGGCCTATCGATTCGGAGGCCAGAGTTTTCTGGGAAAACTGATCGAATGTCGATACCCTGGAAGGATCTATCCTGTCCATCCCAAAGCAGAAGAAATCCAAGGGCTCAGAGCTTACCCGGACCTGTTGTCCTTACCGGAGGTGCCGGACCTGGCCCTGGTGTGTGTTGCGGCCCAGGCCGTGCCTTCCATTCTGGAGGCTTGCGGCCAAATCGGGCTGAGGCATATCCACATCCTGACTTCGGGCTTCCGGGAAACAGGGACCAGGGAAGGCCGGGACCTGGAAGACCGAATTCGCTCCATTTCGAAGGAAAAGGGGGTGATGGTCATTGGTCCTAACTGCATGGGCCCCTATTGCCCCGGCTCCAGATTAGCCATGTGGGGGGCAATACCGGGAATGAGCGGCCCTCTGGGCGTCATATCCCAAAGTGGGGGCATGACCCAGCGGTTTACCGAATATACCTGCTCTCTGGGCCTGGGGGTGGATAAGGCCGTCAGTTTCGGCAATGGGACCGTTCTTGATAGTTTGGACTTTCTGGAGTTCATGGCCGGGGAGGAAGGGATTGGTCAGATCGCCATGTATCTTGAAAGTATCCGGGATGGGAGAAAATTTTTTAAGCTGGCCGGAGAAGTGAACCGGACAAAACCCATCATTCTTTGGAAGGGAGGCGAATCAGAGGCCGGCGCCCGGACCGCCGCCTCCCATACCGGGGCCCTGGCCGGCGCGGAACGAATCTGGGAGGCTTTTTTCCGTCAGACCGGGGTGACCCGGGTCAGATCCATGGATGAATGGGTGGATGTCAGCCTGGCCTTTGCCTTTCTGCCGGCACCCAAAGGGAAAGGAGTTTTTTTGATCGGTGGTGGGGGCGGAAACAGCGTTACCCAAAGCGACGCCTGTCTGAGAGAGGGGCTGGAGGTCCCCCGGCTCTCCGAGGTCACGATGGAATACCTGGGCCGGACCGTACCGGCAGCCGGATCTATCGGGGGAAATCCCTTAGATATGTTCCGGACCTTCCAGGATGCCGACTACCTGGGGGAGGTACTCGACCTGGCTTATCAAGACCCCGCGGTTTCTATGGTCATTGTGGATCGGATCATCCCCCGGAAGGCCTTTCATCTCCCGAACCTGCCGGATTCAACCCCCCGGGTCATTGAATTTCTGGAGAGCCGGCCCGATCGAAAGCCGACCGTCTTTATAGTGGATGGCGAGGGGGGCGACCTGGACCTGACTGCTGCCGGTGTTGCCCTGAGGTCCCGGTTTTGCAAGGCCGGCATCCCGGCTTACCCTACGCTTCAACGGGCGGCCCGGGCCTTGTGGCATCTTCAGCGCTATTATGCCTATCGGCAAATGGTCTGA
- a CDS encoding type II toxin-antitoxin system RelE/ParE family toxin — protein MIVSFRDKRTLEFAKGKRVKAFVGFETKAEMRLDQLDSATSLLDLDLPGNRLEALKGDRKGQYSIRINDQWRICFEWPKGSSGPINVQIIDYH, from the coding sequence ATGATCGTAAGCTTCAGAGATAAGCGAACGTTGGAATTCGCAAAGGGAAAGCGGGTCAAAGCCTTTGTGGGTTTTGAAACCAAGGCAGAAATGCGGCTTGACCAACTCGATTCGGCCACCTCCTTACTCGACCTGGACTTGCCCGGAAATCGTCTTGAAGCGCTCAAGGGAGACCGTAAGGGCCAATACAGTATCCGCATCAATGACCAATGGCGGATTTGCTTTGAGTGGCCGAAGGGTAGCTCGGGGCCGATCAATGTTCAAATCATCGATTACCATTGA
- a CDS encoding HigA family addiction module antidote protein yields the protein MGRKAIHPGEHLAEQLQALDMSAAELARKLKVPTNRITEILNGQRSVTGDTALRLGHFFGTSPEFWLNLQKLYELRLAEKKSAEIIKSLPRLTRPSNKQDNPAHP from the coding sequence ATGGGACGTAAGGCTATTCATCCCGGCGAACATCTCGCCGAACAACTTCAGGCTCTGGACATGAGCGCGGCTGAATTAGCCCGCAAGCTTAAAGTGCCTACCAATCGCATAACCGAAATCCTGAACGGGCAGCGAAGCGTGACCGGGGACACGGCCTTGCGCCTGGGACATTTCTTCGGAACGAGCCCGGAATTCTGGCTGAACCTGCAGAAGCTATATGAATTGCGTCTGGCCGAGAAGAAATCCGCGGAAATAATCAAGAGCTTGCCGAGACTCACCAGGCCGTCGAATAAACAAGACAACCCTGCTCATCCTTAA
- a CDS encoding caspase family protein — translation MKKMTTFFGIILGVLFCLVSTAPPAAAAPKALLIGVGTYKHLPYTTPKGEKLNNLRGPVNDVQKIKEVLVSGYNFSPDNIRVLKDHEATREAILKNFNQWLVRI, via the coding sequence ATGAAAAAAATGACAACCTTTTTCGGAATAATTCTTGGTGTTTTATTCTGCCTCGTTTCCACCGCCCCTCCGGCTGCGGCCGCCCCGAAAGCCCTGCTGATCGGTGTCGGCACCTATAAACACCTGCCCTATACGACCCCTAAAGGGGAGAAACTGAATAATCTCAGGGGGCCGGTCAATGACGTTCAAAAAATAAAAGAGGTGTTGGTTTCCGGTTACAACTTTAGTCCGGATAACATTCGGGTTTTAAAGGATCATGAAGCCACCAGAGAGGCCATTCTGAAGAATTTTAATCAGTGGCTGGTCAGGATCTGA